agttcttgtattatttataaaccttaaaatattatttatgtaatatttaggaatatggatcgaaattggattaatttaccacgtattagtgctgagtacgagagaggtgtagaggaatttatacaatttgcgcaacgtaatgaggggagaactaatgatgaagtgaagtttagatgtccttgtgtgaactgtttgaatgagagaaagttgaacgcaactcaaattagagaacatcttatatctcttgtataatctaacatttactctgacagggagaagcggcaaaggaagttgttccgcatcagccatcccagaggatgacatggacgatggtagtccatgtctgctatacattttagaagaagatgagatggtgctggtagctcgtggaacagagtttaggtcagcgactgtatgtcatggtatgcaactattagaggatgaggtgaaggtatcagtggatgaaatgatcatgccagatgcctcggttccactgtccacggaagagattttcactgtggaacaagcatataagtcgtttatcacttggcctaaatttttggttaaaccagtttctgacccctcggtatgaaattcttctttacacttctcaattttaaaggtttttgatgtcaaaacttatcttatcttttcatgtaacaacagacgcaggaacaacagaagattcctctatctgaggatgaccctctttcttcattgcatctacttgctgacatccttgatgataagcctttggaggttcagtatgatgctaatgtatttgggcatggctctgaggtcccaatataccttaatagccaagatgtccgtgagcttgcgtcgggaacacaagagttgaatatttcaattattcaactatggacgatgtaagtctatgaccaattatttatatataaaattgatttatatatcaagtatccttatatcaaagttaatttttgatttcaggtatatgtctggggtcactaataagttggggcgttctgatgattatggattcattgatccccaagacattcatgaatcaaatgattttgatcatATCAACACGAGAATGATAAGCAGTTTTcgaaggggcaagaaaatatactttttgccttatatatccgggtaagtgaactttgttaacataataatgttccatatgtgattttaatatttaatagttacgttattatgaatttcaggcgccattggcaacttcttgttatgtctgtgcaagacaactatgctttgtggttctgctcattgcacaggcctcctcccacacaactcagacaagcaattgattggtaagaacctcaatgtttggactttctttgttatataactgaatgctaaaacatttttttatatacagttctattccagcaagtatgatgatggacgggagatcaattgttaagagtagaaagattgcttggatttctctcaaggtttgacatatgctaaagtcatactttgttataattgttttataacaaatgttattcactaactattatcaactgtgatgatatattgtagtgtaacagacaaaatgggtcatatgagtgtggatactatgtaatgtattggatgacccatattgttcgttctcacatcacaagaagctgggaaacggtaatatttaactttaacaaattttgattttttaacaaatgttgaattcatatacactaattaaaatgaattgtcttttgcagagattcaagactactacaccagttcctgagaagtcactactattcattaggaacgctgc
This sequence is a window from Vigna angularis cultivar LongXiaoDou No.4 chromosome 2, ASM1680809v1, whole genome shotgun sequence. Protein-coding genes within it:
- the LOC128195531 gene encoding uncharacterized protein LOC128195531; protein product: MDDGSPCLLYILEEDEMVLVARGTEFRSATVCHGMQLLEDEVKVSVDEMIMPDASVPLSTEEIFTVEQAYKSFITWPKFLVKPVSDPSTQEQQKIPLSEDDPLSSLHLLADILDDKPLEVQYDANVFGHGSEVPIYLNSQDVRELASGTQELNISIIQLWTMYMSGVTNKLGRSDDYGFIDPQDIHESNDFDHINTRMISSFRRGKKIYFLPYISGRHWQLLVMSVQDNYALWFCSLHRPPPTQLRQAIDCSIPASMMMDGRSIVKSRKIAWISLKCNRQNGSYECGYYVMYWMTHIVRSHITRSWETRFKTTTPVPEKSLLFIRNAAAKYIVRLYNSS